A window of the Planctomycetota bacterium genome harbors these coding sequences:
- a CDS encoding LL-diaminopimelate aminotransferase, producing MATITAPAADPWFQDRFAARIGGAQFGKGNEIYKFELIKRAKRKAMADHPERRMLDFGIGENDEMAPAAVREAMRREIDRPENRGYADNGIAAYKEAAAAFMAREFGVVLDPVTEVNHCIGSKTALSMIPAAFIDPGDVTLMTVPGYPVAGTATRWFGGTVHRLPLLPENGFFPDFDGIPADVLARAKLLVLCYPNSPTGRAATRDFYSRVVEFAHRHRIVVVQDAAHIMLSYDAEPLSFLSVDGAKEVGVEVHSMSKGFHMIGWRLGWVCGHERLVRAFADIKDNCDSGQFMAIQKAAVTALADPAIPQAVRAKYRRRLEKLVAVLRQVGFDCRMPGGTYFLYTKSPVGAGQRSFATAQDASQFLIHELSVSTVPWDDCGAHLRFSVTYEAADAAAEDELMAETRDRLARARLRF from the coding sequence ATGGCCACGATCACCGCCCCCGCCGCCGACCCCTGGTTCCAAGACCGGTTCGCCGCCCGGATCGGCGGCGCGCAGTTCGGCAAAGGGAACGAGATCTACAAATTCGAGCTCATCAAGCGCGCCAAGCGAAAGGCGATGGCCGACCACCCGGAGCGCCGGATGCTCGATTTCGGGATCGGCGAGAATGACGAGATGGCCCCCGCCGCGGTCCGCGAGGCGATGCGCCGCGAGATCGACCGCCCCGAGAACCGCGGCTACGCCGACAACGGCATCGCCGCCTACAAGGAGGCGGCCGCGGCCTTCATGGCCCGCGAGTTCGGCGTCGTCCTCGACCCCGTCACCGAGGTCAACCACTGCATCGGCTCGAAAACCGCCCTGTCGATGATCCCCGCGGCGTTCATCGACCCGGGTGACGTCACCCTGATGACGGTCCCCGGCTACCCCGTCGCCGGCACCGCCACGCGCTGGTTCGGCGGCACGGTCCACCGTCTGCCGCTCCTGCCGGAAAACGGCTTCTTCCCCGATTTCGACGGCATCCCCGCCGACGTCCTCGCCCGGGCCAAGCTCCTCGTCCTCTGCTATCCCAACAGCCCGACCGGCCGGGCGGCGACGCGCGACTTCTATTCCCGGGTGGTCGAGTTCGCCCACCGCCACCGGATCGTCGTCGTCCAGGATGCGGCGCACATCATGCTCTCCTACGACGCCGAGCCGCTCTCGTTCCTCTCTGTCGATGGCGCCAAGGAGGTCGGCGTCGAGGTCCACTCGATGTCGAAGGGGTTCCACATGATCGGCTGGCGCCTGGGGTGGGTGTGCGGTCACGAGCGGCTCGTCCGGGCCTTCGCCGACATCAAGGACAACTGCGACTCCGGCCAGTTCATGGCGATCCAGAAGGCGGCGGTGACGGCGCTGGCCGACCCGGCGATCCCGCAGGCGGTGAGAGCCAAGTACCGCCGGCGCCTCGAGAAGCTGGTCGCCGTCCTCCGCCAGGTGGGTTTCGACTGCCGGATGCCCGGCGGCACCTACTTCCTCTACACAAAAAGCCCCGTCGGCGCCGGCCAGCGCTCGTTTGCCACCGCCCAGGACGCCAGCCAGTTCCTGATCCACGAGCTGTCGGTCTCGACCGTCCCGTGGGACGACTGCGGCGCCCACCTCCGCTTCTCGGTCACCTACGAGGCCGCCGACGCAGCCGCGGAAGACGAGCTGATGGCCGAGACGCGCGACCGGCTCGCCCGGGCGCGGCTGCGGTTCTGA